In a genomic window of Enterobacter asburiae:
- the rplP gene encoding 50S ribosomal protein L16 — protein sequence MLQPKRTKFRKVHKGRNRGLAQGTDVSFGTFGLKAVGRGRLTARQIEAARRAMTRAVKRQGKIWIRVFPDKPITEKPLEVRMGKGKGNVEYWVALIQPGKVLYEMDGVPEELAREAFGLAAAKLPIKTTFVTKTVM from the coding sequence ATGTTACAACCAAAGCGTACAAAATTCCGTAAAGTGCACAAAGGCCGCAACCGTGGTCTGGCGCAGGGTACGGATGTTAGCTTCGGCACTTTCGGTCTGAAAGCTGTTGGCCGTGGTCGTCTGACTGCACGTCAGATCGAAGCAGCACGTCGTGCAATGACCCGTGCAGTTAAGCGTCAAGGTAAGATCTGGATCCGTGTATTCCCGGACAAACCGATCACCGAGAAGCCGCTGGAAGTTCGTATGGGTAAAGGTAAAGGTAACGTGGAGTACTGGGTTGCCTTGATCCAACCGGGCAAAGTCCTTTATGAAATGGACGGTGTTCCGGAAGAGCTGGCCCGTGAAGCCTTCGGCCTGGCAGCAGCGAAACTGCCTATCAAAACCACCTTTGTAACTAAGACGGTGATGTAA